One Acidiferrobacter thiooxydans DNA window includes the following coding sequences:
- a CDS encoding hemerythrin domain-containing protein has translation MSSTGLSSFLAAQHRELDQLMEDADNACGTPQGAAAFARFREAMEHHLEIEERVLFPEFAQRTGPGGPLSVMRQEHDAIRGLLASGQDGHGAACRALFDTLTVLVSQHHLKEENVLYPMSDKLLADCAEGLLAAMKEATVVHE, from the coding sequence GTGTCGAGCACAGGATTGTCGAGCTTTTTGGCGGCCCAGCATCGCGAACTGGACCAGCTCATGGAGGATGCGGACAACGCCTGTGGGACGCCGCAAGGCGCTGCCGCATTCGCGCGATTTCGCGAGGCCATGGAGCATCATCTGGAGATCGAGGAACGGGTGCTGTTTCCGGAGTTCGCGCAACGCACGGGACCCGGGGGGCCGCTTTCGGTGATGCGTCAGGAGCACGATGCGATTCGCGGCCTGCTGGCCTCGGGGCAGGACGGTCACGGGGCCGCATGCCGCGCACTCTTCGACACCCTGACCGTGCTCGTCTCGCAGCATCACTTGAAGGAGGAGAACGTCCTCTATCCGATGAGCGACAAGCTGCTTGCGGACTGTGCCGAGGGCCTGCTTGCGGCCATGAAAGAGGCGACGGTCGTCCATGAATGA
- a CDS encoding DUF2249 domain-containing protein, with the protein MNERFIDASDLEPPEPLQVALQAATALRPGERVRVRLPRQPYPLFGLLAERGFLYESVAVARGEDCVYDVVITRTAPSPS; encoded by the coding sequence ATGAATGAACGCTTTATTGACGCCAGTGACCTCGAGCCCCCGGAGCCGCTGCAGGTGGCGTTGCAGGCCGCCACCGCGTTGCGTCCGGGAGAGCGGGTGCGGGTGCGCCTGCCCCGGCAGCCGTATCCGCTGTTCGGACTGCTCGCCGAACGGGGTTTTCTCTACGAATCGGTGGCCGTGGCGCGTGGCGAGGACTGTGTCTATGACGTTGTCATAACACGCACGGCGCCGAGCCCGTCATGA
- a CDS encoding NnrS family protein gives MRLFDAPHIAYFLGGLTQVLLALILWALWLLGAFAGLYVLPALPVSPVALHGFLMIYGVFPFFVLGFLATTFPRWMQTTPPTRRAYRDAFALRVAGLILVYAGLVLGDRAVVLGAVIMAVGDARLVAALVGVYRRARETARRGVLLFTWTLTAEVAGLLLYAAALWRGSPLSPLIAIRVGLFGFLIPTLFGVSYRMIPFFTASVLTGYRRPLANPQVPMAFLAATASHALLASLGWHAVLAALDLAIAAAAWYHLVLWFRRDVMRHGLLLLLYAGYAWLGIGFALYAASNARLAMGLQALGRGPLHALGIGFALSLIVAMATRVTRGHSGRPLASDTLSWVALFGIEIAAVLRIAASIPALDRLAPYDLSVFAAPVAIAALLPWATRYAVMLATTHREASS, from the coding sequence ATGCGACTCTTTGACGCGCCGCACATCGCGTATTTTCTGGGAGGGCTCACGCAGGTCCTTCTGGCGCTGATCCTTTGGGCATTGTGGTTGCTCGGGGCCTTCGCGGGCCTTTATGTCCTGCCGGCCCTGCCGGTCTCGCCGGTCGCCTTGCATGGCTTCCTGATGATCTACGGGGTCTTCCCGTTTTTTGTGTTGGGCTTTCTTGCCACCACCTTCCCGCGGTGGATGCAGACTACGCCGCCGACCCGCCGCGCCTACCGCGATGCCTTCGCGCTACGGGTTGCGGGCCTCATCCTGGTGTATGCGGGCCTTGTCCTCGGAGACCGCGCCGTGGTCCTGGGGGCCGTGATCATGGCGGTGGGCGATGCGCGCCTCGTTGCGGCGCTCGTCGGTGTCTATCGCCGCGCCCGCGAGACGGCGCGCCGCGGGGTCCTGCTCTTTACCTGGACGCTCACAGCCGAGGTCGCGGGGCTCTTGCTCTATGCCGCCGCGCTCTGGCGCGGGTCGCCTCTGTCACCGTTGATCGCCATCCGCGTCGGCCTCTTTGGTTTTCTCATACCGACCCTGTTTGGGGTCAGTTATCGCATGATCCCGTTTTTCACGGCCTCGGTCCTCACCGGCTACCGCCGTCCCCTCGCCAACCCGCAGGTCCCCATGGCATTCCTGGCCGCGACCGCGAGTCATGCCTTGCTCGCAAGCCTTGGTTGGCATGCCGTGCTCGCCGCGCTTGATCTCGCCATCGCCGCAGCCGCCTGGTATCACCTGGTCCTCTGGTTTCGGCGGGATGTCATGCGTCATGGCCTCCTGCTGCTTTTGTATGCCGGCTACGCATGGCTGGGGATAGGCTTTGCGCTCTATGCCGCAAGCAACGCCAGGCTGGCCATGGGCCTCCAGGCCCTGGGACGTGGTCCGCTCCACGCCCTCGGGATCGGCTTTGCCTTGAGTCTCATCGTCGCCATGGCCACGCGCGTCACGCGCGGCCACTCCGGTCGCCCGTTGGCCAGCGACACCTTGAGCTGGGTGGCGCTTTTTGGCATTGAGATCGCGGCGGTCCTGCGCATCGCCGCCAGCATCCCGGCGCTCGATCGACTGGCCCCTTACGATTTGAGCGTGTTTGCGGCACCAGTCGCGATCGCCGCCCTGTTGCCTTGGGCGACCCGCTATGCGGTGATGCTCGCCACGACCCACCGCGAGGCATCCTCGTGA
- a CDS encoding CopD family protein: MTSLPILPMLLAVHVLSVMLWIGGLAFVTTVVLPALARLPAAQRIPAFLEIERRFGSQARVLVLVVGASGAGLLARLSLASLLGTAQGLWLDGMIAFWALFMLLLFVLEPAVLHRRLRERGARDGEATRVLLLRAHAVLLALALIVVTAAVLGVQGVG; the protein is encoded by the coding sequence GTGACGAGTCTCCCGATCCTGCCCATGTTGCTCGCCGTACATGTCCTGTCGGTGATGCTGTGGATCGGTGGTCTGGCCTTCGTCACCACGGTGGTGCTCCCGGCGCTGGCCCGGTTGCCAGCCGCCCAACGGATCCCGGCATTCCTCGAGATCGAACGGCGATTCGGTTCGCAGGCGCGGGTCCTGGTGCTGGTGGTGGGGGCCTCGGGTGCCGGCCTGCTGGCGCGCTTGTCTCTTGCGAGCCTCCTCGGCACCGCCCAGGGCCTATGGCTCGACGGCATGATCGCGTTCTGGGCACTGTTCATGCTGCTGCTATTCGTGCTCGAACCGGCGGTCCTGCATCGTCGCCTGCGCGAGCGCGGTGCGCGCGATGGCGAGGCCACGCGGGTCCTGCTGCTACGCGCTCACGCGGTCTTGTTGGCGCTCGCGCTCATCGTCGTGACCGCCGCGGTGTTAGGCGTCCAGGGCGTCGGATGA
- a CDS encoding anaerobic ribonucleoside-triphosphate reductase activating protein, translating to MNLRLGGLVPWSSVDYPGRQAAVLFVTGCPWRCPYCHNSHLWAGEAGLSWAAVRGFLETRVGLLDAVVVSGGEPLAQATAVHAALVEVRTLGFATALHTAGVSPRRLQTLLGDLDWVGLDVKGPFSRYDAITAREGSGAAARASVEAVLRSAKPHELRTTVHPELLSDDDLLTMLRELVAMGARSVTLKNFRPTGCPDARLAATYRPWLKPELATELRAIMPGVVLPDG from the coding sequence GTGAACCTGCGCCTGGGCGGCCTCGTGCCCTGGAGCAGTGTGGATTATCCGGGGCGTCAGGCCGCTGTCTTGTTTGTGACCGGCTGCCCGTGGCGCTGCCCATATTGCCACAATAGCCATCTCTGGGCAGGCGAAGCGGGCTTGTCGTGGGCGGCCGTGCGCGGATTTCTCGAGACCCGCGTGGGTCTTTTGGATGCGGTCGTTGTGAGTGGTGGCGAACCATTGGCCCAGGCCACGGCGGTCCACGCGGCGCTGGTGGAGGTCCGTACCCTGGGGTTCGCGACCGCGCTGCATACCGCCGGGGTGTCGCCGCGGCGGCTGCAGACGCTCCTTGGGGACCTCGACTGGGTCGGGCTCGACGTCAAGGGGCCGTTCTCCCGGTATGACGCCATCACTGCGCGTGAAGGCAGCGGCGCGGCGGCGCGCGCGTCGGTCGAGGCCGTATTGCGCAGCGCCAAGCCCCACGAACTACGCACCACCGTCCATCCGGAACTGTTGTCCGATGACGACCTCTTAACCATGCTAAGGGAGCTTGTCGCCATGGGTGCGCGCTCGGTGACGCTGAAGAACTTCCGGCCCACGGGCTGCCCCGACGCACGGCTCGCGGCGACCTATCGCCCGTGGCTCAAGCCCGAACTCGCCACCGAACTCCGCGCGATCATGCCGGGCGTGGTGCTGCCCGATGGCTAG
- the nrdD gene encoding anaerobic ribonucleoside-triphosphate reductase — protein MDGALDGKEGSGYGLRPEERQVCEVWTRVMGYHRPVASFNEGKKGEHYERQFFVETRLSA, from the coding sequence ATGGACGGAGCATTAGACGGTAAGGAAGGATCGGGCTACGGGCTGCGCCCGGAGGAACGGCAGGTCTGCGAGGTCTGGACGCGGGTGATGGGCTATCACCGGCCGGTGGCCTCATTCAACGAGGGCAAGAAGGGCGAGCACTACGAGCGCCAGTTCTTCGTGGAGACCAGGCTTTCGGCGTGA
- a CDS encoding ribonucleoside triphosphate reductase, with protein MVTNPPDSVRKRDGRVASFDDRKIYYALLRAGRATGEYGPDEATRMTEEVRDRCPAGSPDVETIQDLVEDTLLLHGYRRTARAYIVYREKRRLTREQGKVRVEVEEAITEYLDRRDWRVQANANQGYSLGGLILSVSGKMVANFWLNHVYPKEVGEAHRDGALHIHDLDMLSGYCAGWSLRTLLAEGLNGVANKVEASPPKHLSSAVGQIVNFLGTLQNEWAGAQAFSSFDTYLAPFIRKDRMRYEEVLQCIQELIYNLNIPSRWGTQTPFTNLTFDWTCPEDLRQQVPVVGGEEMPFTYGDLAPEMAMINKAYLEVMETGDAKGRVFTFPIPTYNITPDFDWEGENVERLFSLTAKYGLPYFQNFMNSDLKPHMVRSMCCRLQLDLTELLKRGNGLFGSAEQTGSLGVVTINCARLGYLHRGDEAGLIGHLDRLLELGRTSLEIKRKTIQTYMDQGLFPYTKRYLGTLRNHFSTIGVNGINEMVRNFTAGAIDITDPAGHAQACRLLDHVRARLAGFQEQTGHLYNLEASPAEGATYRFARADRKRFPGILQAGTADRPYYTNSSQLPVGFTEDPFEALERQEDLQRRYTGGTVLHLYMNERLSSASVARDLVRRALTRFRLPYITITPTFSICPRHGYLAGEHVFCPTCDEEAWARRRALAQGE; from the coding sequence ATGGTCACGAATCCCCCCGATAGCGTACGTAAGCGCGATGGCCGTGTCGCATCCTTCGATGATCGCAAGATCTACTACGCGCTGCTGCGCGCGGGGCGCGCGACCGGCGAGTACGGGCCCGATGAGGCGACGCGCATGACCGAGGAGGTCCGCGATCGTTGCCCCGCCGGGAGCCCGGACGTGGAGACCATCCAGGACCTCGTGGAAGACACCCTGCTCCTCCACGGCTACCGGCGCACCGCGCGCGCCTATATCGTCTATCGCGAGAAGCGGCGATTGACCCGCGAACAAGGCAAGGTCCGCGTCGAGGTCGAGGAGGCGATCACCGAATACCTGGATCGCCGTGACTGGCGCGTGCAGGCCAATGCCAATCAGGGCTACTCGCTCGGCGGGCTCATATTGAGCGTGTCGGGCAAGATGGTCGCGAACTTCTGGCTGAATCATGTCTACCCCAAAGAAGTGGGTGAGGCGCATCGCGATGGCGCCCTGCACATCCATGACCTGGACATGCTGTCGGGTTACTGCGCGGGCTGGTCGCTGCGCACGCTGCTTGCAGAAGGCCTGAACGGGGTCGCGAACAAGGTCGAGGCGAGCCCCCCGAAGCATCTCTCGAGCGCCGTCGGCCAGATCGTGAACTTTCTCGGTACTTTGCAAAACGAATGGGCCGGCGCGCAGGCCTTCAGTTCGTTCGACACCTACCTCGCCCCGTTCATACGCAAGGACCGCATGCGCTACGAGGAGGTCCTGCAGTGTATCCAGGAGCTCATCTACAACCTGAACATCCCCTCGCGCTGGGGGACGCAGACGCCGTTTACCAACCTCACCTTCGACTGGACGTGCCCCGAGGATCTTCGCCAGCAGGTGCCGGTGGTAGGCGGCGAGGAGATGCCCTTCACCTACGGCGATCTGGCACCGGAAATGGCCATGATCAACAAGGCCTACCTCGAGGTCATGGAGACCGGCGACGCCAAGGGACGAGTGTTCACGTTCCCGATCCCGACCTACAATATCACCCCGGACTTCGATTGGGAGGGCGAGAACGTCGAACGCCTGTTCTCGCTGACCGCGAAATACGGCCTGCCTTATTTCCAGAACTTCATGAATTCGGACCTGAAGCCCCATATGGTCCGCTCCATGTGCTGCCGTCTGCAGCTCGACCTGACAGAGCTCCTGAAACGCGGCAATGGCCTGTTCGGATCGGCGGAACAGACCGGCTCACTCGGGGTCGTTACCATCAACTGCGCGCGCCTCGGCTACCTGCATCGTGGCGACGAGGCGGGGCTCATCGGTCACCTCGACCGGCTGCTCGAGCTCGGGCGCACAAGCCTCGAGATCAAGCGCAAGACCATACAGACCTACATGGATCAGGGCCTGTTCCCGTACACGAAACGCTATCTGGGCACGCTGCGTAACCACTTCTCGACGATAGGGGTCAACGGGATCAACGAGATGGTGCGCAACTTCACGGCCGGCGCCATCGATATCACCGATCCCGCCGGCCACGCGCAGGCCTGCCGCCTGCTCGATCATGTGCGTGCGCGGCTCGCCGGTTTCCAGGAACAGACCGGCCATCTCTACAACCTCGAGGCCTCGCCGGCCGAGGGCGCGACCTACCGGTTTGCGCGCGCCGACCGCAAGCGCTTTCCCGGTATCCTGCAGGCCGGGACCGCCGATCGCCCGTACTACACGAACTCATCGCAGCTGCCGGTCGGCTTCACCGAGGATCCCTTCGAGGCCTTGGAGCGCCAGGAAGACCTCCAGAGACGCTACACGGGGGGCACGGTCCTGCATCTCTACATGAACGAGCGGCTATCGAGCGCATCGGTGGCGCGCGACCTCGTGCGACGCGCGTTGACGCGCTTTCGCCTGCCCTACATCACCATCACACCGACATTTTCGATATGTCCGCGCCATGGCTATCTCGCGGGCGAGCACGTGTTTTGCCCGACCTGCGACGAAGAGGCGTGGGCGCGGCGGCGGGCCCTGGCACAGGGCGAATAG
- a CDS encoding TatD family nuclease-associated radical SAM protein, which yields MTTAVARRDDAGCSSSAVVAYRLRDAVYLNLTNRCTLRCRFCPKFHGLWTVGEARLRLRTADEPSVATVIQAARAQGPCAEYVFCGLGEPTTRWPVLLAVAAALRAEGRPIRLNTDGLASLVHGRDVAPELAGLVDHVSISLNAADERTYVRLCRPSRAGSYAALLAFAARCRVFVPRVTLTAIAGLEGVDVDACARIAREWNVAFRARPLESTDGGSFRVR from the coding sequence ATGACGACGGCGGTGGCAAGGAGGGACGACGCCGGGTGCTCATCGTCGGCCGTGGTCGCCTATCGCCTGCGTGACGCGGTCTATCTGAACCTCACCAATCGCTGCACCCTGCGCTGCCGGTTTTGTCCCAAGTTTCATGGCCTGTGGACGGTCGGGGAGGCGCGGTTGCGCCTGCGCACGGCCGATGAGCCCTCGGTCGCGACCGTGATACAGGCGGCGCGTGCCCAGGGGCCGTGTGCCGAATACGTCTTTTGTGGCCTGGGGGAGCCTACGACGCGCTGGCCTGTGCTGCTTGCGGTGGCCGCCGCCCTGCGTGCCGAGGGTCGGCCGATACGACTCAACACCGACGGTCTGGCAAGCCTCGTCCACGGTCGCGACGTGGCCCCGGAGCTCGCCGGCCTCGTCGATCACGTCTCGATCTCGCTCAATGCCGCCGATGAGCGTACCTATGTGCGCCTGTGCCGGCCCAGCCGCGCCGGCAGTTATGCCGCCCTGTTGGCGTTCGCCGCACGCTGCCGGGTATTCGTGCCGCGCGTCACCCTGACGGCGATCGCGGGCCTGGAGGGTGTGGATGTGGATGCGTGTGCGCGTATCGCGCGCGAGTGGAATGTCGCGTTTCGCGCGCGGCCCCTGGAGTCGACCGATGGCGGTTCTTTCCGAGTTCGTTGA
- a CDS encoding TIGR01212 family radical SAM protein (This family includes YhcC from E. coli K-12, an uncharacterized radical SAM protein.) gives MAVLSEFVETFGQQLLREFGERVHKVTVDAGFTCPNRDGSRGRGGCTFCNNKSFHPATAARGIADQVREGMRCVRRRTRARKVIAYFQTYTNTYAPLSRLSAAYEQALAVPGVVGLSVGTRPDCLSEAVVALIASYRDRGLSVWVELGLQSSFDETLARVNRGHGYGEYREAIALLQRYRIPVCTHLIVGLPQEGRDHALHTLARVLSLGVAGLKIHPLHVVRGSRLAHDFRAGRLVPLDLPTYVGIVADLVERTPRHVAFHRLTGTAKAALLLAPDWCIGKWRVLNAITAELARRGTRQGVFACEGVSSW, from the coding sequence ATGGCGGTTCTTTCCGAGTTCGTTGAGACCTTCGGGCAGCAGCTCCTCCGGGAATTCGGCGAGCGCGTCCATAAGGTGACCGTGGACGCGGGCTTCACCTGTCCCAATCGCGATGGGTCGCGCGGGCGCGGCGGCTGCACGTTTTGCAACAACAAGTCGTTTCATCCGGCCACTGCCGCGCGCGGGATCGCCGATCAGGTGCGCGAAGGCATGCGCTGCGTCCGCCGGCGCACCCGCGCGCGCAAGGTCATCGCCTATTTTCAGACCTACACGAACACCTACGCCCCCTTGTCGCGCCTGAGCGCGGCCTACGAACAGGCCCTGGCGGTACCGGGGGTCGTGGGCCTGAGCGTGGGCACGCGCCCCGACTGCCTGTCGGAGGCCGTGGTCGCCTTGATCGCCTCTTATCGCGACCGCGGGCTTTCGGTGTGGGTGGAGCTTGGGCTGCAATCGAGCTTTGACGAGACGCTCGCGCGCGTCAATCGGGGCCATGGCTATGGCGAGTATCGCGAGGCCATCGCCCTCTTGCAGCGCTATCGGATCCCGGTATGCACGCACCTCATCGTGGGCCTGCCGCAAGAGGGTCGCGACCACGCCCTGCACACGCTCGCGCGGGTGCTGTCCTTGGGTGTGGCCGGTTTAAAGATCCATCCGCTGCATGTCGTGCGCGGCAGCCGCCTCGCCCACGACTTCCGCGCGGGCCGGCTTGTGCCGCTCGACCTGCCCACTTATGTCGGTATCGTCGCCGATCTCGTCGAGCGCACACCCCGTCATGTCGCCTTCCATCGTCTCACCGGGACCGCCAAGGCCGCCCTGCTCCTGGCCCCGGACTGGTGCATCGGGAAGTGGCGGGTGTTGAATGCCATTACCGCCGAACTGGCGCGGCGCGGGACCCGTCAGGGGGTGTTCGCCTGCGAGGGGGTCTCATCATGGTAG
- a CDS encoding peptidase U32 family protein, which yields MVAVPELVCPAGTLAALEAAVDHGADAVYVGLRNETNARNFPGLNLTQSELASGVRYAHNRKRKVYLALNTYAQPGRVGLWRQTADQAIAAGVDAVIAADLAVLRHCAQHHPAVPRHLSVQGSATNAESLRFYAEGFGATRAILPRVLALNQVVKLAAGAPLDLEVFAFGGLCVMVEGRCALSSYATGVSPNTCGACSPASAVRWEEQGGRRRVRLNGILIDAFEKTEKAGYPTICKGRFKVDNRVTYALEEPTSLNVLPILADLARIPVRAIKIEGRQRSPSYVARVTAIMRAALDACARDPAGFTVRPEWAAGLAALSEGHQQTLGAFHRPWR from the coding sequence ATGGTAGCAGTACCGGAACTCGTGTGCCCGGCCGGGACCCTGGCGGCCCTGGAGGCGGCGGTCGATCATGGCGCCGATGCCGTCTATGTGGGGTTGCGCAATGAGACCAATGCGCGCAACTTTCCGGGTCTCAACCTGACACAAAGCGAGCTCGCCTCCGGCGTCCGCTATGCCCATAATCGTAAGCGCAAGGTCTATCTGGCGCTGAATACCTATGCCCAGCCGGGGCGGGTCGGTCTATGGCGGCAGACCGCCGACCAGGCGATTGCCGCCGGTGTCGATGCCGTCATCGCCGCCGATCTCGCGGTCTTGCGTCATTGTGCCCAGCACCACCCCGCAGTGCCGCGTCACCTGTCGGTCCAGGGTTCGGCCACCAATGCCGAATCCCTGCGGTTTTATGCCGAGGGTTTCGGGGCCACGCGCGCCATCCTGCCACGCGTCCTGGCCTTGAATCAGGTCGTCAAGCTCGCGGCCGGCGCGCCTCTGGACCTGGAGGTGTTTGCGTTCGGTGGCCTGTGCGTCATGGTCGAGGGGCGCTGCGCGCTGTCTTCTTATGCCACCGGTGTCTCACCCAACACCTGCGGGGCGTGCTCACCGGCCTCTGCAGTCCGTTGGGAGGAACAGGGTGGACGCCGGCGCGTGCGCTTGAACGGCATCCTGATCGATGCCTTCGAAAAGACCGAGAAGGCCGGTTATCCCACGATCTGCAAGGGGCGGTTCAAAGTCGACAACCGCGTGACCTACGCCCTCGAAGAGCCGACCAGTCTGAACGTGTTGCCGATCCTCGCCGATCTGGCACGCATCCCGGTGCGCGCCATCAAGATCGAGGGCCGGCAGCGCTCACCATCCTACGTGGCGCGCGTCACCGCCATCATGCGCGCCGCCCTCGATGCCTGTGCCCGCGACCCGGCGGGTTTCACCGTCCGGCCGGAATGGGCCGCGGGGCTCGCGGCCCTGTCTGAAGGCCACCAGCAGACCCTGGGCGCGTTTCATAGGCCGTGGCGATGA
- a CDS encoding U32 family peptidase encodes MRLALAPIPFFWPADAVADFYAMIASTSVDIVYLGETVCYKRRGPTLAEWLAIADRLADHGKEVVLSSLVLVDGEAELKATRRLCANGRYLVEANDMSAVSLCRGSRFVAGATLNVYNEDALAILAEAGAERFVASVELSGAALATLRAGGPAGLDCEVLAFGRPALAYSARCFSARNADRGKDHCEWICEQEPEGVLVRTQEDDAFLTLNGLQIHAAHPINVLGEIDAMREAGVDILRIMPEIRDTALVIDAFRGVLDGRYPLGEAQARLSPLTGGLNANGYWRGLAGRSHAP; translated from the coding sequence ATGAGGCTCGCACTCGCGCCCATACCGTTTTTCTGGCCGGCCGATGCGGTCGCGGATTTCTACGCCATGATCGCATCCACCTCGGTCGACATCGTCTATCTGGGCGAGACCGTATGCTACAAGCGCCGCGGCCCGACGCTCGCCGAATGGCTGGCCATTGCCGATCGCCTGGCCGATCATGGCAAGGAGGTGGTGCTTTCGAGTCTGGTGTTGGTCGATGGCGAGGCGGAGCTCAAGGCCACCCGGAGGTTGTGTGCGAACGGCCGCTATCTCGTCGAGGCCAACGACATGAGCGCGGTCTCCTTGTGCCGCGGTTCGCGGTTTGTCGCAGGCGCAACCCTGAACGTCTATAACGAAGACGCCCTGGCCATCCTCGCCGAGGCCGGGGCGGAGCGCTTTGTGGCCTCCGTGGAATTGAGTGGGGCGGCGCTTGCCACCTTGCGTGCCGGCGGTCCCGCCGGCCTCGACTGTGAGGTGCTGGCCTTCGGTCGTCCGGCGCTTGCCTATTCGGCGCGGTGCTTCAGTGCCCGCAATGCCGATCGCGGCAAGGATCACTGCGAATGGATCTGTGAGCAGGAGCCCGAGGGAGTCCTGGTGCGGACCCAGGAAGACGACGCGTTTCTCACATTAAATGGCCTCCAGATCCATGCCGCGCATCCGATCAACGTCCTGGGCGAGATCGATGCCATGCGCGAGGCGGGCGTCGATATCCTGCGCATCATGCCGGAGATCCGCGACACGGCGCTTGTCATAGATGCTTTTCGCGGTGTCCTGGATGGGCGTTACCCGCTCGGCGAGGCCCAGGCGCGCCTTTCGCCCTTGACCGGGGGCCTGAATGCCAACGGCTACTGGCGCGGCCTCGCAGGTCGTAGTCACGCCCCATGA
- a CDS encoding biotin/lipoate A/B protein ligase family protein, which translates to MKLFWHDVRHLAPPQFPDYERAQLTRAARGEAVLGFVRLARCALVGAFEDPRRALRLSYIGDRFPVVRRLTGGVSLSLDRDTLIAVLALPAGPYATMAPVTLMSALAAPFLAAIRGYGIDAVFTAPNDIIVAGRELACVFARRDADVVLFEVVMPLALDVEELLKTLRLPLEKLSEQGLLAARQRFAPLRTLVPDLRSGPLSARIAVETAQVLGRTRQCEPPPPLVETPCAAPDDRPPADVQAFLKTPGGVLYLDAWLDPGAIIREARFSGSVVCLDGHLLARLQASLAATDITRAESTLATALGETPPDIVGVEAADIVYLGHLCAARFHIGRHLGLAAATQISTFSPDRTATIEAVLGSIDAVLLPYCAKPAWCKWRHRDGCPECGQCAVGEAYGLARERNLTVITITRYEHLRAVLSDLRDRGARAFLGVCCTDFFLKRDYAFIEAGVPAVFLDIGGDTCYTLRQEEAAYAGRFEAEAFVDARLLGRLLDWRDRLAVTPVATAATRAQDKPPEPSRGR; encoded by the coding sequence ATGAAGTTGTTCTGGCACGACGTCCGTCACCTTGCGCCCCCGCAATTCCCGGACTACGAGCGCGCGCAGCTTACGCGGGCGGCGCGTGGCGAGGCCGTGCTGGGCTTTGTGAGGCTGGCGCGTTGCGCGCTCGTGGGGGCCTTCGAGGACCCGCGTCGCGCGCTGCGTCTTTCATATATCGGCGATCGCTTCCCGGTGGTGCGGCGACTGACCGGCGGCGTCAGCCTGTCCCTTGATCGTGACACCCTGATCGCGGTGCTCGCCCTGCCCGCCGGCCCGTACGCGACCATGGCGCCGGTTACCCTCATGTCCGCGCTGGCAGCGCCGTTCCTAGCCGCCATCCGCGGGTACGGCATCGACGCAGTGTTCACGGCCCCCAACGATATCATCGTAGCCGGGCGCGAGCTGGCCTGCGTCTTTGCCCGGCGAGATGCCGACGTGGTGTTGTTCGAGGTGGTCATGCCGCTTGCGCTGGATGTCGAGGAGCTCTTGAAGACCTTGCGGCTGCCCCTGGAAAAGCTCTCCGAACAGGGCCTGCTGGCGGCGCGCCAGCGTTTCGCGCCGCTGCGTACGCTGGTCCCCGATCTCCGGTCGGGGCCGCTCTCCGCGCGTATCGCCGTCGAGACGGCCCAGGTCCTCGGTCGTACACGGCAGTGCGAGCCGCCCCCGCCCCTGGTCGAGACCCCGTGCGCGGCGCCGGACGACAGACCCCCCGCGGACGTTCAGGCGTTCCTGAAGACCCCGGGCGGCGTGCTCTATCTGGACGCGTGGCTCGATCCCGGGGCGATCATACGCGAGGCCCGTTTCAGCGGCAGCGTGGTGTGTCTCGACGGCCATCTCCTGGCGCGTCTGCAGGCGTCGCTCGCCGCCACCGACATCACGCGGGCCGAGTCTACGCTCGCTACAGCGCTGGGCGAGACACCCCCAGACATCGTCGGTGTGGAGGCTGCGGATATCGTCTATCTGGGCCATTTGTGCGCCGCGCGATTTCATATCGGCCGACACCTGGGCCTGGCGGCGGCGACGCAGATCAGTACCTTCAGCCCCGATCGCACGGCCACGATCGAGGCCGTATTGGGCTCCATAGATGCCGTGTTGCTGCCCTACTGCGCCAAGCCTGCCTGGTGCAAGTGGCGGCATCGCGACGGTTGTCCGGAGTGCGGGCAATGCGCGGTGGGCGAGGCCTATGGCCTGGCGCGCGAACGCAATCTGACGGTCATTACCATCACCCGCTACGAGCACCTGCGTGCCGTCCTGTCCGACCTGAGAGACCGTGGCGCGCGCGCCTTTTTGGGGGTGTGTTGCACGGATTTTTTCCTAAAGCGCGACTACGCCTTCATCGAGGCCGGCGTCCCCGCGGTCTTTCTGGATATCGGCGGAGACACCTGCTACACGCTGCGCCAGGAGGAGGCCGCCTATGCCGGGCGCTTCGAGGCCGAGGCGTTCGTGGATGCCCGGCTTCTGGGGCGCCTCCTGGACTGGCGTGATCGGCTGGCGGTCACTCCTGTGGCAACGGCCGCGACCCGGGCGCAGGATAAGCCCCCCGAGCCTTCGCGGGGTCGTTGA